In one Plasmodium falciparum 3D7 genome assembly, chromosome: 14 genomic region, the following are encoded:
- a CDS encoding Sad1/UNC domain-containing protein, putative, giving the protein MIWWFLISVNFLFFLIKSFFTPKATIYRNDLNTNYTNSSTEKYILGENYNLTSLKLKIDFGSLDTGTKIIEYSKGIINIRSIQQYDYDSYMLTPCNSDIWWIYSFSDIIHIEKIGLVSLEHYASNFKVIEILGSDVYPATKWKKLGKISTNFTKSFELFNIYEYCKNYDEDNCWVKYLKFHVLSHHNLENNYYCTLTHLQIFASSGVDMLSDKIYSDENINKIEKDLQDNYMDQNNEQLYDQEIIENLEELYENNESLDDTLSNTSNEKKSKTKTSTNDDNDKIHGSNIYYDNIKKNDEKKKKKKEKKSTRTQAKSLDTKLIDKDLMNTKQIEKELLDTKLIENEFIHNKLFDTDMIEKELMDTELIENELMNYELFDKDTFFKENYFNDEQQRTDESNVDQQNDMYVIKNNKDSMKGDYYIKKKKKKLVTDNTKDLNKCSSYKSSKRDKFFENIKRENHMDDQHNENIYINIKNNKSTHTYKKKNNHIFHKNVYYNILIVLYYLFNQHIKKELYHFNMLKNKMQSSFFMNRFYITTRYKYLNKKYINFINFIKVLKENHEQKLSEYYDNDIYQKLYIKQEEQKKYIYNLIMNTQNKYEALIKLLPFSSIQFLLKRKKWIPLLYTMYNKKEFVKNPYFSIINRGERKKRKKTYTIMNDDYIPLNTFYKKNHIIILHDLIYSLFFSNILCNGDLVCLFENKILLSKVWISRSNIKHFITTKYIFDNYYYNDKGINKLKNIYLSPHFYFFRNIFISHKFQNKIYLKFPYYSYYDKKGVLKYMHNNINMNDFLYTTTDVDINEFIPYSRYKNYEYEKERVHMIEREKKKKKMYKRKPYENYMILYVIYRLKANNIYHFEFIKYCTNLINNWSKKEIKKNKHLTLLYNLERKYLSTFYNKMKCVDIYKSYKILKKKRVFVGAHHHIFNNEYNNNDNNSSNTCRRDKLINDIYKYLQKRNKLNYIPILHNNIKKKNEIQKIKKQQIKMRENIFNRIILFFHKFVFRKLPYIYFLNFWIYNKNDMIFQMNDCLDILFNYIFNNIKRIIIIKKKKKKNLYIFLEKLVTSYIKQNCFLKKNFSSLFLKKRNKKHNRHNNKRGYINMNKNYIILYLHYYMEKSKLHPFHKYLNNIEMSYYIKTANNKNYMSLSDIYFFSKNKEYYLTNYITWYITNMIFLLLNRKEKNWKVDINKEDIYKNEKYFYDNEGVDEKEKINAYRKMNMIPNYLYNNDSYNDEYFYYDDDDDNENENDNDNIGNNNFYNNNVLYRDHYQYDNDNKNSNLNYYLTNRIIINPKKNFLENVCLTIGDMENIIYSNYYIDKFEKKDSKYDKCMKNKIKENIIYDEDKDSHDSSSIKILNEIKKNEESNNKLIHDVYDIISEYDDNVSNKYRDDDKNVENNHKNTYKRNKQTSKNISVITGKKERNENIKVNQKRKEQIKKTKKINFIEEFDNKIIDENLNFPNEENCIREEKIEEKSKNTRGHALLTLVDKIKTIETKNNYLLTKLRDIIKITNNKTKIIYHMLSNFKILQNTISLLLKYIMINEKHMKDLNMNKKNSDTFYKILKEICLEQINDKSKNMDSLKYLCKYLQNFLYDEFERKYLFEKIRPGNYPMCDDDQNILLHNKNGYHQKNTDFIIKEKKKSLFNFLYYENHCHNDIFKTPLIYYNSQVDRLQTVYLNIFNFIVNLKVVKFLIYKFKYWKNIFKRYIINGLSYNINPHTFMNYSPKDNHTTNNNMNNTNNVMNNINNNNSNYHYENWYQIFTNNFYVIFFYILFIIFIVNNFLCFMFYKHLSNKLNAYVKTCTCHNK; this is encoded by the exons ATGATATGGTGGTTTTTAATTTCAGTAAACTTTTTGTTCTTTCTTATAAAAAGCTTTTTTACACCCAAAGCCACGATATACAGGAATGATCTGAACACGAACTATACAAATTCGTCGAcag aAAAGTATATTTTGGGAGAGAACTACAACCTAACGAGccttaaattaaaaatagatTTTGGCTCGCTTGACACAGGTACGAAGATTATAGAATATAGCAAAggcataattaatattagatCCATTCAACAATATGATTATGATAGCTATATGTTAACACCATGTAATTCTGATATATGGTGGATATATTCATTTAGtgatattatacatatagaaaaaataggTTTAGTATCCTTAGAGCATTATGCATCAAATTTTAAGGTCATTGAAATTTTAGGTAGTGATGTATATCCAGCTACTAAATGGAAAAAATTAGGGAAGATATCAACAAATTTTACAAAAAGttttgaattatttaatatatatgaatattgtAAAAATTACGATGAAGATAATTGTTGGGTGAAATATTTAAAGTTTCATGTATTATCTCATCATAATTTAGAAaacaattattattgtaCTTTGACGCATCTTCAAATATTTGCATCTTCTGGAGTTGATATGTTAAGTGATAAAATATACTcggatgaaaatattaataaaattgaaaaagaTTTACAAGATAATTATATGGATCAAAACAATGAACAATTATATGATCAAGAAATTATTGAAAATTTGGaagaattatatgaaaataatgaatcaCTTGATGACACTTTATCAAATACAAGTAATGAAAAGAaatcaaaaacaaaaacaagtacaaatgatgataatgataaaattcATGggagtaatatatattatgataatatcaaaaaaaatgatgagaaaaaaaaaaaaaaaaaagaaaaaaaaagtacaagGACACAAGCAAAATCTTTAGATACCAAATTAATAGATAAAGATCTTATGAATACAAAACaaatagaaaaagaattattagaTACCAAATTAATAGAAAATGAATTTATACATAACAAATTATTTGATACAGATATGattgaaaaagaattaatggATACAGAATTAATAGAAAATGAATTAATGAATTATGAATTATTTGATAAAGatactttttttaaagaaaattattttaatgatGAACAACAAAGGACAGATGAGAGTAATGTAGATCAACAAAATGATatgtatgtaataaaaaataataaagacaGTATGAAAGgagattattatataaaaaaaaaaaaaaaaaaacttgtAACAGATAATACAAAAgatttaaataaatgttCATCCTATAAAAGTAGTAAAAGAGataaattttttgaaaacATAAAAAGAGAGAATCATATGGATGATCaacataatgaaaatatatatatcaatataaaaaataacaaatctacacatacatacaaaaaaaaaaataatcatatatttcataaaaatgtCTATTACAACATATtgattgtattatattatttatttaatcaacatattaaaaaggaattatatcattttaatatgttaaaaaataaaatgcaatcatcattttttatgaacagattttatataactactagatataaatatttaaataaaaagtatatcaattttattaatttcattaAAGTCTTAAAAGAAAATCATGAACAGAAATTATCCGAATATTATGATAACGACATAtatcaaaaattatatataaaacaggaagaacaaaaaaaatatatatataatttaataatgaaTACTCAAAATAAGTATGAGGCTCTAATTAAATTGTTACCATTTTCAAGtatacaatttttattaaaaaggaaaaaatggATACCTCTTTTATATACAATGTATAATAAGAAAGAATTCGTAAAAAATCCATATTTTAGCATTATTAATAGaggagaaagaaaaaaacgaaaaaagaCATATACTATTATGAATGATGATTATATACCAttaaatacattttataaaaaaaatcatattataatacttcatgatttaatatattctttgttcttttcaaatatattatgtaatggTGATTTAGTGTGTCtatttgaaaataaaatattattatccaaAGTATGGATATCTCGttcaaatataaaacattttattacaacaaaatatatatttgataattattattataacgaTAAAGGTAtcaataaattaaaaaacattTACTTGTCACcccatttttatttctttagaaatatatttatatcccACAAgtttcaaaataaaatatatttaaaattcccttattattcttattatgatAAGAAGGGTGTATTgaaatatatgcataataatattaatatgaatgattttttatatacaacaACGGATGTGGACATAAACGAATTTATACCATATAGTAGATATAAGAATTatgaatatgaaaaagaaagagTACATATGATTGAAagggagaaaaaaaaaaaaaaaatgtataaaagaaaaccttatgaaaattatatgattttatatgttatatatagattaaaagcaaataatatttaccattttgaatttataaaatattgtaCCAATTTAATTAACAATTGGTCCAAAAaagagataaaaaaaaataaacatctTACACTTTTATATAACTtagaaagaaaatatttaagtactttttataacaaaatgaaatgtgttgatatatataaaagttataaaattttgaagaagaaaagaGTTTTTGTAGGAGCTcatcatcatatttttaataacgaatataataataatgataataatagttcTAATACTTGTCGAAgagataaattaataaatgatatatataaatatttacaaaagagaaacaaattaaattatattcctatattacataataatataaaaaaaaaaaatgaaattcaaaaaataaaaaaacaacaaataaaaatgagagaaaatatatttaatagaattatattattttttcacaAATTCGTATTTAGAAAGTtaccatatatttatttcttaaatttttggatttataacaaaaatgacATGATATTTCAAATGAATGATTGTTtggatattttatttaattacatttttaataatataaagagaataataataataaaaaaaaaaaaaaaaaagaatttatatatatttttggaaAAATTGGTAACAAGttatattaaacaaaattGTTTTTTGAAGAAGAATTTTAGTTCtctctttttaaaaaaaagaaataaaaaacataatagacataataataaaagaggatatattaatatgaataaaaattacattatattatatcttcattattatatggaAAAATCAAAACTTCATCCATTCCATAAGTATTTGAACAATATTGAAAtgtcttattatataaaaactgcaaataataaaaattatatgtccTTATCcgatatatatttcttttcaaaaaataaggaaTATTATTTAACTAATTATATAACATGGTATATAACAAACATGATATTTCTGTTATTgaatagaaaagaaaaaaattggaaggttgatataaataaagaggatatatataaaaatgaaaaatatttttatgataatgaaGGTGttgatgaaaaagaaaaaataaatgcttacagaaaaatgaatatgataccaaattatttatataataatgatagttATAATGATGAGTATTTTTACTAtgacgatgatgatgataatgagaatgaaaatgataatgataacattggtaataataatttttataataataatgttcttTATAGGGACCATTATCaatatgataatgataataagaaCTCaaatttgaattattatcTTACCAAtagaataattataaacCCCAAAAAAAACTTCTTAGAAAATGTATGTTTAACCATAGGAGATATGGAGAATATCATATATtccaattattatattgataagtttgaaaaaaaagattccaaatatgataaatgtaTGAAGAACAAGattaaggaaaatataatatatgatgaaGATAAGGATAGTCATGATAGTAGTAgtataaaaattttgaatgaaattaagaaaaatgaagaatCGAATAATAAACTTATCCATGATGTATATGATATTATCAGtgaatatgatgataatgtttctaataaatatagagatgatgataaaaatgttgaaaataatcataagaatacatataaaagaaataaacaaactagtaaaaatatttctgtAATAACAggaaaaaaggaaagaaatgaaaatatcAAAGTGAATCAAAAGAGaaaagaacaaataaaaaaaacaaaaaaaattaattttatagaagaatttgataataaaattattgatgaaaatttaaattttccaaatgaagaaaattgtataagagaagaaaaaattgaaGAGAAATCAAAAAATACAAGAGGACATGCATTATTAACGTTagttgataaaataaaaactatCGAaactaaaaataattatcttCTAACTAAATTAagagatattataaaaataacaaataataaaacaaaaattatatatcatatgttatcaaattttaaaatattacaaaatacTATAAGtctattattaaaatatattatgattaatgaaaaacatatgaaagatttaaatatgaataagaaAAATTCAGACACAttctataaaatattaaaagaaatatgctTAGAACAAATTAATGATAAAAGCAAAAATATGGATTCATTAAAATAtctatgtaaatatttacaaaatttcTTATATGATGAATTTGAACGAAAATATctatttgaaaaaattagACCTGGAAATTATCCCATGTGTGATGATgatcaaaatattttattgcATAACAAAAATGGATATCATCAAAAAAATACagattttattataaaagaaaaaaaaaaaagtttattcaattttttatattatgaaaaccATTGTCATaatgatatttttaaaacaccactcatatattataattcacAAGTTGATCGTCTTCAAACAGTTTATTTGAACATATTCAATTTTATAGTAAATTTAAAGGTTGTAAAATTCTTAATATACAAATTCAAATAttggaaaaatatttttaaaagatatatcataaatggtttgtcatataatataaatcccCATACTTTTATGAATTACAGCCCAAAGGATAATCATactactaataataatatgaacaatacaaataatgtcatgaataatatcaataataataatagtaattatCATTATGAAAATTGGTACCAGATTTTTACTAAcaatttttatgtaatatttttttatatcctttttatcatttttatagttaataattttttatgtttcatGTTCTACAAGCACTTATCAAACAAATTAAATGCATACGTGAAAACGTGTACTTGtcataataaatga
- a CDS encoding cytochrome b-c1 complex subunit Rieske, putative — MNNIKYVELFYKCKIFRKNGLNRIIRRNGGTFNHNIKENERIPPASEDPSYKNLFDHAEDIKLWEIEEKQNVSHKKVEDLSELVEPSNHPHQYEGIFARTRYAHYNQTAEPVFPRKPDLEKGELASGANVTRTDVWHNPKEPAIVSIGKFEPRNFRPAGYAENCPNPESINSDHHPDFREYRLRSGNEDRRSFMYFISASYFFIMSSIMRSAICKSVHFFWISKDLVAGGTTELDMRTVNPGEHVVIKWRGKPVFVKHRTPEDIQRAKEDDKLIQTMRDPQLDSDRTIKPEWLVNIGICTHLGCVPAQGGNYSGYFCPCHGSHYDNSGRIRQGPAPSNLEVPPYEFVDENTIKIG; from the coding sequence atgaataatattaaatatgtgGAACTTTTTTACAAATGCAAAATATTTCGAAAAAATGGATTGAATAGAATAATTAGAAGAAATGGTGGTACATTTAATCAtaacataaaagaaaatgaacgTATTCCTCCTGCATCTGAAGATCcaagttataaaaatttatttgatCATGCagaagatataaaattatggGAAAttgaagaaaaacaaaatgtgTCTCATAAAAAAGTTGAAGATTTATCAGAATTAGTTGAACCGTCAAATCATCCACATCAATATGAAGGTATTTTTGCAAGAACAAGATATGCTCATTATAATCAAACAGCTGAGCCTGTATTTCCAAGAAAACCGGATCTAGAGAAAGGTGAATTGGCTAGCGGAGCAAATGTAACAAGAACTGATGTCTGGCATAATCCTAAAGAACCAGCTATTGTATCAATTGGAAAATTTGAACCAAGGAATTTTAGACCTGCTGGTTATGCAGAAAACTGTCCTAATCCTGAAAGTATTAATTCAGATCATCATCCTGATTTTCGAGAATATAGATTAAGAAGTGGAAATGAAGACAGAAGATCTTTCATGTATTTTATCAGTGCAtcctatttttttattatgtcaTCCATTATGAGATCTGCTATATGTAAAtctgttcattttttttggatTTCAAAAGATCTAGTTGCTGGAGGTACCACAGAATTAGATATGAGAACAGTAAATCCGGGAGAACACGTTGTTATTAAATGGAGAGGTAAACCTGTATTCGTTAAACATAGAACACCTGAAGATATACAAAGAGCAAAAGAAGATGATAAATTAATTCAAACCATGAGAGATCCGCAATTAGATTCAGATCGTACCATTAAACCAGAATGGCTAGTCAATATAGGAATATGTACGCACCTAGGTTGTGTTCCAGCTCAAGGTGGTAATTATAGTGGATATTTTTGCCCTTGTCACGGTTCCCATTATGATAATTCAGGAAGAATCAGACAAGGACCTGCACCTTCCAATTTAGAAGTGCCTCCTTATGAATTTGTTGATGAAAATACGATAAAAATTGGATAa
- a CDS encoding oocyst rupture protein 2, putative, which yields MNLKNNENDDTNNFWKEQLFEICNMSPEDLKIHNLPISRIKKIMKEDDEIKSNQMVSADTPVLLAKACELFIMELTSNAWKYTEEGKRRTLQRQDVVSAACKKDTFDFLIDLIPLEDRMKFINLHMKMNSRKSQTNMNYDMMQQYYNLYSTCNDNKNSMNVINGMNIINGLNNMENLNGNNSNNMNSQIMNTLNNSTNDLNLLYRSSNNNNNNNNNNTYNNINNNNVDDFNNSSINLQNNIYMNQNKYFNNKDFNISNNNYMPPNGIISNNIYPSNNFSNRHMSMYSNRGMNTTQGNNNSNNNNNNNNNNSSSFNNSSSFNNSSSNNSSSNNNNSSNYNSSCSNNNSSSNNNNSSTSSNNNGNNNKNNYNNNYNNSLSTNENFTNNLVNPINYKKVSSKKRSYKKDFSNNTLTEMNNNINNDMKDITTNSFQSNDFVNSYTSHNSKINQSKNNYSSYNNNNNNNNNNNNNFNNVCAQNGVNTYNGINTEDIKNNNFNGNYCPMQDMNMMYDVNGIMYGYSYVKNDDKNMNDIQSQKDYVYNYYNGTNKTMNNTTIIGNAVSNNNYDSSSRNVSSCSSFELKNNMITNDSRKNISSVITNDMKNNNYNRNIHNNNNNNMIKQNNIIINDYSPINNSVQGNISQELINRNSLSVKSNIELNKDVLNNFFLRNNNSATTTSTTTTTTATTHNNVMSNNSMSSGNDGKAKNNKSNNKNKNGTNTSTNNNNNVNNSNHNNKHSNNSNSNSNSKNNNNNNNNNNNRISINNQMSNNNKRMSNTQYVLNNQSNKNKTLKNRHNNNNNNLLNDHMNNPIQNNYQLSMQQNNLMATPMNQQMSSLMNDPNMSDISINNMNNVNNMNNVNNVSNMNNVNNMNNMNNMNSMDSMNNMNNMNSMNNVNNMNNMNNIIMNNIIMNENIINDTMLNDNMMNDTMINDTMLNDTMLNDTMMNDTMINDNIININNISDHIIMNDTIINDIINNSENNITRKNSSINIINQNIDNSVVHNHLNNIIPHINNNVQQNMKLNMNSNMYMNNNTQNQIYQPTAQYSIPENNYICNYNTQTYNNKAKKKIYTYS from the coding sequence atgaatttaaaaaataatgagaatgatgatacaaataatttttgGAAAGAGCAACTGTTCGAAATATGTAACATGAGCCCAGAGGATTTGAAGATACACAATTTGCCTATAtcaagaataaaaaaaataatgaaggaagatgatgaaataaaaagtaatcAAATGGTTTCTGCAGACACTCCTGTATTATTAGCTAAAGCATgtgaattatttattatggaATTAACAAGTAATGCTTGGAAATATACGGAAGAAGGAAAGCGTCGAACTTTACAAAGACAAGATGTAGTATCCGCTGCTTGTAAGAAAGATACCTTTGATTTTTTAATTGATCTTATACCTTTGGAAGATCGTATGAAATTTATTAATCTTCATATGAAGATGAATTCTCGAAAAAGTCAGACGAATATGAATTACGATATGATGCAACAATATTACAATTTATATTCAACttgtaatgataataaaaatagtatgaatgtaataaatggtatgaatataataaatggtttaaataatatggaaaaccttaatggtaataatagtaataatatgaattctCAAATTATGAATACATTGAATAATAGTACGAATGATTTGAATTTATTATACAGATCAagcaataacaataataataataataataataatacctataataatatcaataacaataatgtaGACGATTTTAACAATTCATCTataaatttacaaaataatatatatatgaaccaaaataaatattttaataataaagattttaatatatcaaataataattatatgccACCAAATGGTattatatcaaataatatttaccCATCCAATAATTTTTCAAATCGGCATATGAGCATGTATTCCAATCGAGGCATGAACACAACACAAGGAAATAACaacagtaataataataataataataataataataatagtagtagttttaataatagtagtagttttaataatagtagtagtaataatagtagtagtaataataataatagtagtaattataatagcagctgtagtaataataatagtagtagtaataataacaatagtagtacaagtagtaataataatggtaacAATAACAAgaacaattataataataattataataatagtttaAGTACTAATGAGAATTTTACAAACAATTTAGTTAATcccataaattataaaaaggtaAGTAGTAAAAAAagatcatataaaaaagatttttcaaataatacattaactgaaatgaataataatataaataatgatatgaaaGACATTACAACAAATAGTTTTCAGAGCAATGATTTTGTAAATTCCTATACAAGCCataattcaaaaataaatcaaagcAAAAATAATTActcatcatataataataataataataataataataataataataataattttaataatgtatGTGCGCAGAATGGGGTTAATACATATAACGGGATAAATACAgaggatataaaaaataataattttaatggaAATTATTGCCCAATGCAAGATATGAATATGATGTATGATGTTAATGGTATTATGTATGGTTATTCTTATGTAAagaatgatgataaaaatatgaatgatataCAATCACAAAAAGattatgtttataattattataatggaacaaataaaacaatGAATAATACTACTATAATCGGTAATGCTGtatctaataataattatgatagtAGTTCAAGAAATGTTTCATCATGTTCATCATTTGaattaaagaataatatGATTACAAATGATtctagaaaaaatatatcatcagTTATAACAAATGATATgaagaataataattataataggaatatacataataacaataataataatatgataaaacaaaataatataattattaatgatTATAGTCCTATCAATAATAGTGTACAAGGAAATATAAGTCAAGAACTTATCAATAGAAATTCTTTATCAGTTAAATCTAATAttgaattaaataaagatgttttaaataatttttttttaagaaataataacAGTGCAACTACAACTAGTACTACTACAACAACTACAGCGACTACACATAACAATGTCATGAGTAATAATAGCATGTCTTCTGGTAACGATGGAAAAgctaaaaataataaaagtaataataaaaataaaaatggaacCAACACTAGCacgaataataataataatgtaaataatagtaACCACAATAATAAGCATAGCAACAACAGCAACAGCAACAGCAACAgcaaaaacaataataataataataataacaataataatcgTATATCCATTAATAATCAAATGAGTAATAACAATAAGCGTATGAGCAATACACAATATGTTCTGAACAAccaatcaaataaaaataaaactttaaaaaatagacacaataataataataataatttgttaaatgatcatatgaataatcctatacaaaataattacCAGCTCAGTATGCAACAAAATAATCTTATGGCCACACCAATGAACCAACAAATGTCTTCTTTAATGAATGATCCAAATATGAGTGATATAAGtataaacaatatgaacaatgtgaacaatatgaacaatgtGAACAATGTGAGCAATATGAACAAtgtgaacaatatgaacaatatgaacaatatgaacagtATGGACagtatgaacaatatgaacaatatgaacagtATGAACAAtgtgaacaatatgaacaatatgaataatattattatgaataatattattatgaatgagaatattataaatgataCTATGTTGAATGATAATATGATGAATGATACTATGATAAATGATACTATGTTGAATGATACTATGTTGAATGATACTATGATGAATGATACTAtgataaatgataatattattaacattaataatattagtgatcatattattatgaatgaTACTATCattaatgatattattaataactcagaaaataatattactagAAAAAACTCATCTATAAATATCATCAATcaaaatattgataatagTGTTGTACACaatcatttaaataatatcattCCACACATTAATAATAACGTGCAACAAAATATGAAGCTTAATATGAATTCTAACATGTATATGAATAACAATACTCAAAATCAAATATATCAACCTACTGCTCAGTATTCTATTCcagaaaataattatatatgtaattataacACACagacatataataataaagccaagaaaaaaatatatacttattcgtaa
- a CDS encoding cytochrome c oxidase subunit ApiCOX26, putative — MLIFQNAQHYFNFFRNFNGCYTDNKLLKFFFKKSYNNWFNDPSQYNYYFISYYAVALSMCIILRNLLFNPDVHFRRQDKRRNIIDRYQHHAYSLPYFNHWLRNFSQSFKSSLIDNEPDYQDVDPWSFRPNRIQFYGRFPFFFEIPKYHIDDPTFDKNSYKYMQNYYEEIGYVQKPENMRV; from the coding sequence atGCTCATATTTCAGAACGCACaacattattttaatttttttcgcAACTTTAACGGTTGCTATACGGATAATAAATTactgaaattttttttcaaaaagaGTTATAACAATTGGTTTAATGATCCAAgtcaatataattattattttatatcctACTATGCTGTAGCTCTTTCtatgtgtattatattacGTAACTTATTATTTAATCCTGATGTACATTTTAGAAGACAagataaaagaagaaatataattGACAGATATCAACACCATGCATATTCACTTCCATATTTTAATCACTGGTTAAGAAATTTCAGTCAATCATTTAAAAGTTCTCTTATTGATAATGAACCAGATTATCAAGATGTAGACCCTTGGTCTTTCCGACCTAACCGAATTCAATTTTATGGAAGATtcccatttttttttgaaataccAAAGTATCATATTGATGATCCAACATTTGACAAAAACTCATATAAGTATATGCAAAATTATTACGAAGAAATTGGATATGTACAAAAACCAGAAAACATGCGAGTTTAA